From the genome of Gopherus evgoodei ecotype Sinaloan lineage chromosome 5, rGopEvg1_v1.p, whole genome shotgun sequence, one region includes:
- the FAM53A gene encoding protein FAM53A isoform X5 → MVTLITEKLQNQSLDDLTCKTYNIHLYSSEKLNKSGSLFPFEINEESPWKALNGGCPIQADATKNSAYPFPVCPFSRGTANNVSLQWQQESSSTSMVSGWISELNLNENSGQPLAPPTKRHCRSLSEPDELARCRSPWKPSSSKVWTPVSKRRCNSGGSATLQRCNSHGSANLQRSTSISLPQNVLSLNNVFTITSFNTSPVPRPSSASSGFVDSSEGSTSSSIRWNSGGPCDFNPRRRLSLSQEHITETGNLLPSANSTPTSTPELSRRQGLLRCRSQPCVLNEKKSRLKRRREEDVRWNRPSLDFFKMTRLFLSSREVQKFSVSLEHFRTQTIMKILLVFFNSISQLM, encoded by the exons ATGGTAACACTAATAACAGAAAAGCTGCAGAACCAGAGCTTGGATGATCTGACCTGTAAAACGTACAATATTCACCTG TACTCATCTGAGAAGCTGAACAAAAGTGGCAGCTTGTTCCCTTTCGAAATCAATg aAGAGAGCCCTTGGAAAGCTTTAAATGGGGGTTGTCCAATCCAAGCTGACGCGACCAAAAATTCAGCTTACCCTTTCCCAGTGTGCCCATTCAGTAGAGGCACAGCTAACAACGTGAGTCTGCAATGGCAGCAGGAATCTTCCAGCACATCTATGGTGTCAGGATGGATAAGTGAACTAAATCTTAATGAAAACTCGGGGCAGCCATTGGCGCCACCTACCAAACGCCACTGTAGGTCCCTCTCTGAGCCAGATGAATTGGCTCGTTGTCGGTCACCATGGAAACCCAGCAGTTCAAAAGTCTGGACTCCTGTGTCAAAGAGACGATGCAACAGCGGTGGCAGTGCCACCTTGCAGCGCTGCAACAGTCATGGGAGTGCAAACTTACAGAGAAGCACAAGTATCAGCTTGCCACAAAATGTTCTGTCCTTAAATAATGTCTTCACTATCACCAGCTTCAATACTTCTCCAGTGCCCCGACCTTCCTCTGCGAGCAGTGGCTTTGTGGACAGTAGTGAGGGAAGCACAAGTTCAAGTATCCGTTGGAATTCTGGAGGACCTTGTGACTTTAATCCTAGGCGTCGCCTCTCCCTCTCACAGGAGCACATCACCGAGACAGGAAACCTCTTGCCTTCAGCCAACAGCACTCCCACCTCCACACCAGAGCTCAGCCGGCGTCAGGGCTTGCTGAGATGCCGCTCACAGCCTTGTGTCCTGAATGAAAAGAAAAGCCGGCTAAAGCGCAGACGAGAGGAGGATGTACGGTGGAATCGTCCATCtttagacttttttaaaatgacacgG ctttttTTATCTTCCAGAGAAGTTCAGAAATTCTCAGTCAGTCTTGAACATTTTAGGACTCAAACAATAATGAagattttgttggttttttttaactcgATAAGTCAGTTGATGTAA